The Stigmatella aurantiaca DW4/3-1 genome contains the following window.
GTCCGCCGCTTATACGTTCAGGCCCGCTCACGACGCCAGAGATCCTCATCGCGCTCGCGCTCGCGCACTACCCGCCAGGCAGTCCCCTCCACCAACACCTCCGCCGGACGCGGACGCGAGTTGTAAGTAGAAGCCATGCTCATGCCATACGCGCCAGCGCTCATCACCGCGAATAGTGCGCCCTGCCGGGGGAGCACCAACGGCCGCGCCCGGGCCAGCACATCGGTGGACTCGCACACGGGCCCCACCACATCCACCTCGACGGCCTTGCCCCGCTGCTTCACCACCGGCAGCAAGGCGTGGTGCGCCTCGTAGAGCGCCGGGCGAATGAGATCGTTCATGCCCGCATCCACCACCACGAAGGTCTTCGCGGGCGCCTGCTTGCGGTACAGCACGCGCGTGAGCAGCACCCCGGCATTGCCCACCAGCGACCGGCCTGGCTCCAGGATGAGACGGGCCCCGGTGCCCTTCACCACCTCCAGCACGGTGCGGGCGTACTCCTGAGGCGACGGCGGCGTCTCGTCCGCGTAGGTGATGCCCAGCCCCCCGCCGATGTCCAGGTACTCCAGCGGATGGCCCTGGGCCTTCAGCTCCGCGTAGAGCCCCGCGACCTTGGAGAGCGCGGCCTTCACCGGCGCCGTGCGGGTGAGCTGCGAGCCGATGTGGCAGTCCACGCCCAGGGCGCGCACGCCCTTCATCTTCCGGGCGCGGGCATAGAGGGCCACCGCCTCCTCGAAGGGCACGCCGAACTTGGACGTCTTCAACCCCGTGGAGATGTAGCGGTGGGTGCGTGCGTCCACGTCCGGGTTGACGCGCAGGCCGAAGGGCGCGCGGCGCCCCGCCTGGCGCCCCACGGCATCGAGCGCCTCCAGCTCCTCGGCGCTCTCCACGTTGAACAGGAGGATGCCGGCGGCAAGCGCCCGGGCCATCTCCTCCTGCGTCTTGCCCACCCCGGCGAACACCGTCTTGCCCATGTCCCCCCGGGCCTGCCGCACCCGGGCGAGCTCACCGCCGGAGACGATGTCGAAGCCACTGCCCATCCCGGCGAACAGGCCCAGCACCGCCAGGGTGCTGTTGGCCTTCACCGAGTAGCAAATGAGGTGGGGGGACTCTCCAAAGGCCTTGTCCAGCACCTGGAAGTGCCCGGTGAGGGCGGCCTGGGAGTAGACATACGTGGGGGTGCCCACCGCCTCGGCGATGGCCCCCAGGGGGACGGACTCCGCGTGGAGCGCGCCCTTCTTGTACTGGAAGGAAGTCATGGTCCCGCATCCGGCGAGAGGCCCATCCCCGAGGGTTCGAGGGGGCCGCGAGGGGCAGTCTCCGGAGGCTGGGTCTCCGGCGTAGGCGCAGGGGGCGGCAGCGGCGGGCGCGGCGGCCCTTTGATTCCACACGCCATGCCACCCACCATCAGGAGCAGGGCCATCCCCGTGAGGAGGGCCCCGCGGTGCTGGAACAGGGACATGGGGTGCCTAGAAACGAATCCCCAGCGTGCCGCGGACCGCCTGCGCGGTCTCGAAGTCCAGGGGGATGCCCTGGTCCTGCAGGCCGCTCATCGGGAAGAGGATGCCCCAGTCGATGCCGGCGATGAAGCCGTCCTCCGTCTCGTAGCGCGCCCCGATGTCCACCTCCACGCCCAGGCTCTTGCTGGTCCTGGACGGCGTGGACTCCGCGTAGATCGCCTGCGAGTAGATGACGGAGCCGTACACATCGAAGCCGTCCGCGATCGAGTACTTCAACGACGGCTTGAGGTAGACGGCGTCGGTGAGGCCGCCAATCAGCTCGCGCCACAGGATGAGGTCCACGCGGTAGGCGCGGTTGAAGCGGAAGTTGCGGATGGCGTCGTCGCTGCATCCGCCCACGGCGCAGTTGAACTGCGGCCCATCGAGCTGCTCGTTGTTCTCGTTGGCGACACGGCGGCGCGGGGAGTTGCCGAAGCCCGCGGCCCTGTCACCCGAGGCGACGCCGAGCTCCAGCCCCAGCTTGAGCTTCGCGTTGAGCAGCCGGTACTCGCCCTGGGCCACGCCACCAAACTGGAGAATGCGCAGGTCCTGGTTCTGCGCCGGATCGACCGAACCCTCCAGCGTCAGCGCACGGTTGCCGATGCTGCCGTACATGACGGCCAGCTCCACCTCGAGGCGCCACAGGCGCTCCTCGTAGCGCAGCCACAGGTCTGGCACGTACAGCTTGGCGTCCCGGGGCACGAAGCCCGCGGTGGTGGGGGTGTTGCCCTGGAAGTTGCCCCCCTCGTAGCCCGTGGCCTCCCAGCGCTGCGTGCGGTAGGTGAAGTGCAGGCCGTAGTTGAGCACGCCTTGGTTGTTGTCCAGCTTGGCCCGCACCTGCTGGTCGGTGTCCCTCCGGGCAATGGCCAGCACGTAGCTGTGGCTGTCATCCGCGTTCGTCAGATCCACCGGCTCGCGCTCGGCGTTGCGGACCTCGCTGGAGACGCCCTCCGAGTTGAAGTCGACCATGGGCGTCACGTAGAAGCCGGCGAACGGCTCGGTGACGAACTGGATGCGGTCCACGTTGTCGCCGAAGTCGCAGTCCACGCAGTTGCCGTCATTGCGCAGCATGCCCAGGCCCCAGTGGCTGCCCATGCGGCCAAAACGCAGCATGCCCACCGGGGTGGAGACCTCGCCGTAGGCGCGCTTGACGGAGATCGAATCCTTGAAGGCGTTGATGGCCGAGGCGGGCGGCGTCTGGCTCTCGGAGAAAATCGTATAGATGTCCCGGTCGCTGCCGGTGAAGGAGCTGTCCGGCGTCGAGCCCAGGAGGATGTTGTCCAGCGCGTCCACCTGGAGCTTGATGCGGACCTCCTCGGAGACGTTGAAGGTGGGCTCCAGCCGCAGACGCATGTTGGTGCCGGCCTGCGTGTTCTCCGAGGGCGAGCGCGGCGAGGTGAACGGGAACAGCCGGCGGCCGGGGGCCTGGCCCAGGTCGAACTTGTAGAAGAGGTTCGGCCGCAGGCGCAGGTAGCCGTCCAGCGTGAAGATCTCCAGCTTGCGCCGCTCCTCGGTGAACTCCGACTGCCAGTTGGACTCGGAGGCGGTGGCCAGTGACTGGGTGGCGATCTGCGCGCGGATCTCCTCACGCATCTCGGCCTTGGCCGCTTCCAGCCGGCGGGCCAGCTCCGCCTCGGCCTCGGCAGACAGCGGCGAAGCGGAGGAGACGCCCTCGGCGGCGGGGGCGGGCGGGGCGGACGCAGGGGCAGCGGACGGGGTGGCTGCGGGCGTCGCGCTCTCGGGCACCGGCGCCGGCGGGGACGTCTGGGCGGTGGCCGTGGCGGAGGCGACGAGCAGCGCCGCCAGCAGGACGTGGGACATGGGCACGTATCTCCAAGTGCTCTCGGGGCAGTCGATTCGAGAGGGCGGGCGAGTTAAGCCACGGGGGGGAGGGGTGTCAACGCCAACCACACGCCCCTTCCCAGCCGTCAACGCCCCGGCGCCCGCTTCCGCCCCGGGCGTTGCGCCTTCAACGGCTGGCACTCCGGACAGACGTGCGTGGTGCGGCCCGCCTGGGTGAAGGACTCCACCGGGGACTGGCACACCTGACAGGGCTGGCCCGCCCGGCCATACACCCGGAACACGTTCTCGGCCCCCCCATCCTCCAGGTAAACCGGTTCTTCCCCCTCCTGCTCCTCCAGGCCGAAGGCGATGGTCGCGTGGATGGCCCGCGCCAGCCGCTTCCAGTCCTCCGGGGTGAGGGTGTCGGGCTTGCGCGCCGGGTGCAGGCCCGCGCGGAAGAGCGCCTCGGCGGCGTGGATGTTGCCCAGGCCCGCGAGGCGCCCCTGGTCCATCAGCGCCACCTTCAGGTCCTGCCGGGAGGTGCCCACCGCCTCCGCGAGCTGCGGCCCCGTCAGTCCATCCTCCAGCGGATCCCTTCCCAGCGACTGGATGGCCTCCAACGCCCGGAGTTCCGAGGCGGGCACGGGCTCCATCCGCCCAAAGAGGCGCGGGTCACGGAAGTGGATGACGGTGCCATCCTCCAGGTGGAAGCGGGCGCGGCTGTAGGGCTCTGGCTGCCCTTTTTGCCGGCGAACGAACTTTCCGGTCATCCCCAGGTGGGCCAGCAGGCCGCGGCCCGCCTCGAAGGTCCACAGCAGGTACTTGCCCCGGCGCTCCAGGGACTCGACCCGCCCCTTGAGCGCGGAGAACCGCGCACGCTCCGCCCCTCGGAAAACCCGGGTGTCGTCCGCCTCGGCCTTCACCACGCGGCGCGGGCCAATCCAACGTACCAGGTTCCGCCGGGCGATCTCTACCTCTGGGAGCTCGGGCATCGGCTCCGTCCCATAACATCGTGCGAGGGGAGCCTGCACCGCTTACTTGTTGAAGCGCGTACACCCGCGTGAAGTTCCGCAGGCCAAACGGCCGCGCTTCCTCTATTTGGAAGAGGGGCCGTTTCACCTTCCACTCCCACAGGAGGCAGTATGGTCGATAAGAAGTACACGCCGCTCAAGTTCCCGGAGCTCAAGGGCCTCAAGGGCATCAGCGATGCGGTCCTCGAAACGCACTTCAAGCTGTACGAGGGCTATGTCAACCGCGCCAACAAGCTCACCGAGAGCCTGTCGGGTCTGGCCACCCAGGGCGAAGCCTCCGGAACCAACCCCGTCTACGCGGAGCTGACGCGTCGCCTGGGCTTCGAATACAACGGCATGGTCCTTCACGAGTACTACTTCGGCAACCTGAAGCCGGGCGGTACCCCGCCGGGTGACCGGCTGAAGAAGGCGTTCGAGGCAAGCTTCGGCTCCTTCGAGAACTGGCTGACGGACTTCAAGGCCGTGGCCACCATGCCGGGCATCGGCTGGGCCGTCACCTTCCAGGATCCGCGCAACGGGTGGCTGTCCAACCATTGGATCACCCTGCACGAGACCAACAACATCGCGGGCTTCACGCCCATCATCGTCCTGGACGCGTGGGAGCACGCCTTCGTCCCGGACTACAAGGCCAACGAGCGCGCCAAGTACGTGGATGCGTACTTCTCCAACATCGATTACGAGGCCGCCCAGGCGCGGCTGAACGTGAAGTAGCGCCCTCCCCGTCTCGGCCGCGGGCCCTCTCTCCTTGCGACAGGGGAGAGGTGCTTGAAGGCCGTGTCCACTGGCGGCTACCCCCTGGCACCTGGCGCTTGCCGTGCCGCCAACATCTGGCTACGAGTCGCTCCTCCCCGTTGCTCCTCCCCCTGGAGGCGGGCCGGAAAGGAAGACGCGTACCTTATGCAGCGAATCTTCTCGGTGGTTCTGAGTCTCACGGTCGCGGCAGGCTTCTCCGCGGGCTGCGCCACGCAGCGCATCAAGGCGGAAAAAGCCGTGGCCAACGTGCTCATCTCGGACGAGCAGGAGGCGGAGCTCGGCGCGCAGGTGAAAAAGCAGCTCGAGCAGGAGGAGAAGATCCAGTACGTCCAGGATCAGGCCGTCGTGGACTACGTGAACACCGTGGCCACCCCCATCCTCCGGGCGGCCAACCGGGACCGCAAAGGGGTGAAGTGGCAGGTCTTCGTCATCAATGATCCGAAGACGGTCAATGCCTTCGCCACGCCCGGCGGCTACCTCTATGTCTACACGGGGCTCATCCTCGCGGCGGACAACGAGGCGGAGCTCGCCGGGGTGCTGGCGCACGAGGCGGGCCACGTGGTGGGCCGGCACTCGGCGCGGGCCATGGTGAATGCCTATGGCCTCCAGGCCCTGAGCGAGCTGGCGCTGGGCAAGAACCCCGGCGTCGCGGCGCAGATCGCCGCGCAGTTGGCGGGCACGG
Protein-coding sequences here:
- the mutM gene encoding bifunctional DNA-formamidopyrimidine glycosylase/DNA-(apurinic or apyrimidinic site) lyase, translated to MPELPEVEIARRNLVRWIGPRRVVKAEADDTRVFRGAERARFSALKGRVESLERRGKYLLWTFEAGRGLLAHLGMTGKFVRRQKGQPEPYSRARFHLEDGTVIHFRDPRLFGRMEPVPASELRALEAIQSLGRDPLEDGLTGPQLAEAVGTSRQDLKVALMDQGRLAGLGNIHAAEALFRAGLHPARKPDTLTPEDWKRLARAIHATIAFGLEEQEGEEPVYLEDGGAENVFRVYGRAGQPCQVCQSPVESFTQAGRTTHVCPECQPLKAQRPGRKRAPGR
- the lysA gene encoding diaminopimelate decarboxylase, giving the protein MTSFQYKKGALHAESVPLGAIAEAVGTPTYVYSQAALTGHFQVLDKAFGESPHLICYSVKANSTLAVLGLFAGMGSGFDIVSGGELARVRQARGDMGKTVFAGVGKTQEEMARALAAGILLFNVESAEELEALDAVGRQAGRRAPFGLRVNPDVDARTHRYISTGLKTSKFGVPFEEAVALYARARKMKGVRALGVDCHIGSQLTRTAPVKAALSKVAGLYAELKAQGHPLEYLDIGGGLGITYADETPPSPQEYARTVLEVVKGTGARLILEPGRSLVGNAGVLLTRVLYRKQAPAKTFVVVDAGMNDLIRPALYEAHHALLPVVKQRGKAVEVDVVGPVCESTDVLARARPLVLPRQGALFAVMSAGAYGMSMASTYNSRPRPAEVLVEGTAWRVVRERERDEDLWRRERA
- a CDS encoding M48 family metallopeptidase, which gives rise to MQRIFSVVLSLTVAAGFSAGCATQRIKAEKAVANVLISDEQEAELGAQVKKQLEQEEKIQYVQDQAVVDYVNTVATPILRAANRDRKGVKWQVFVINDPKTVNAFATPGGYLYVYTGLILAADNEAELAGVLAHEAGHVVGRHSARAMVNAYGLQALSELALGKNPGVAAQIAAQLAGTGAQLAHGRSEETEADEYGARYSAAAGYDPKGLITFFDKLRKQEGTTPGVLKWLSTHPTSADRISHLQQYISQNNLSGTNVGAERITPIKQRLQGR
- a CDS encoding superoxide dismutase, encoding MVDKKYTPLKFPELKGLKGISDAVLETHFKLYEGYVNRANKLTESLSGLATQGEASGTNPVYAELTRRLGFEYNGMVLHEYYFGNLKPGGTPPGDRLKKAFEASFGSFENWLTDFKAVATMPGIGWAVTFQDPRNGWLSNHWITLHETNNIAGFTPIIVLDAWEHAFVPDYKANERAKYVDAYFSNIDYEAAQARLNVK
- a CDS encoding TIGR04551 family protein produces the protein MSHVLLAALLVASATATAQTSPPAPVPESATPAATPSAAPASAPPAPAAEGVSSASPLSAEAEAELARRLEAAKAEMREEIRAQIATQSLATASESNWQSEFTEERRKLEIFTLDGYLRLRPNLFYKFDLGQAPGRRLFPFTSPRSPSENTQAGTNMRLRLEPTFNVSEEVRIKLQVDALDNILLGSTPDSSFTGSDRDIYTIFSESQTPPASAINAFKDSISVKRAYGEVSTPVGMLRFGRMGSHWGLGMLRNDGNCVDCDFGDNVDRIQFVTEPFAGFYVTPMVDFNSEGVSSEVRNAEREPVDLTNADDSHSYVLAIARRDTDQQVRAKLDNNQGVLNYGLHFTYRTQRWEATGYEGGNFQGNTPTTAGFVPRDAKLYVPDLWLRYEERLWRLEVELAVMYGSIGNRALTLEGSVDPAQNQDLRILQFGGVAQGEYRLLNAKLKLGLELGVASGDRAAGFGNSPRRRVANENNEQLDGPQFNCAVGGCSDDAIRNFRFNRAYRVDLILWRELIGGLTDAVYLKPSLKYSIADGFDVYGSVIYSQAIYAESTPSRTSKSLGVEVDIGARYETEDGFIAGIDWGILFPMSGLQDQGIPLDFETAQAVRGTLGIRF